Part of the Dermatophilus congolensis genome is shown below.
GCAGGCGTTGCTGTGGCAGATGGGTCAAGAACAGGTGGTGTGGACGCTGCTTGTTCAGGCGCGCCCACGGCCGGCAGCGTGGTTTGGTCGGTGGTGGGGGTGGTAACTGGCAGGGTGGGGGTAGCCGCCGGTGCTGTGGGGGCGGCATTGATCGGGGTGTTCGTCTCCTGTGTGCCAGTGATGCCAGGCATGGTGGAGGTGGTGGGTGATGATGGTGATGGTGAGGTTTCGGTGATGGCGGGTGTAGCGGTGGTGGCTGCGCCGTTAGCTTCAGACAGTCCAGGAAGCACTCCGGTCACGGGACCAGCAATCGGTGAGGTGTACGCCATGATGGGAGCGTCAGCGCCGGTGAGGGGGGCTGCGCCGATGCTAATCATTGGTTCTTCAATACCGGGTGTGCCCGGTAGAAGTGCTGCTACTCTCCCGGTGACGGTGGGCGTATTCGGGGTTTGTTGGGCGTTATTGAGCCCTTGCTGCAGCGTGTTGTGTTCAGATGCAGTGGGAGTCTGCGCCTGAACAGGTTGGGTGGAGCGCACGGTATTGGGCTGTTCGGTCCCATTCGGCTGTGGGGAAGTGTGAACGTGGCCGGTGTCGGTCTCGGAGTTCTTGACGCCCAGTGGTGAGGAGGTGCGATTTTGGGCTTCGCGAGAGACTCGGCGGGGGGTGTCGGTGGCGCTGCGGAGCGCTTCACCGAAGGCACGGTCGTGGGAGTCGCGCGCGGCCATCCCGGCGCGGGATGACTTACGTAAACGGGTGAGGGCGGCCTCAGCGGCGTTCACCGGCGAGATTTCCAGACGGCTCATCAGGCTCTGCTTCCCTTGAGGTTTGCGGTGATCCTGCGGACATAGTTTTGGGTTTCGGCATAGGGGGGAATGCCGTGATATTTACGGACCGCTCCTGGGCCGGCGTTGTAGGCGGCGAGCGCGAGTTCTACTGTTTTGAAGGTTTTGAGGTGGTCGCGTAGGAGGCGTGCGGCGCCGTCGACGGCTTGGGCTGGGTCGAAGGGGTCGGTGACGCCCAATGCGCGGGCGGTGCCGGGCATGAGTTGCATGAGGCCGCGTGCGCCAGCATGGCTGACCACTGTGGGGTTGAAGCTGCTTTCTTGTTTGGCGACGGCGGCAAGGAGGTCGGCGGAGACTCCGTATTTGTCCTCAGCGGCGAGGAAGAGTTTTTGGTATGCGGCGGGGGCTTGGGCTAGGACGCCGGCGACGGAGCGTGGGGCAGCGAGGGTTTCGGTGCGTGCTGCTTTGAGGGTGGTGACCGGAGGTGTCCAGGCGTCGTTGGGTAGGACTCGGCGGATGGTGGAGAGGTCTTTGTGGAGTTTGGAGATTTTGACGACGTCGCCGGTGTGGGGGGCGTGGAGCATTTTGCCGTTGCCGACGTAGATGCCGACGTGGTGGGCGGGGTCGCCGAAGTAGACGAGGTCGCCGGGTCGGGCGTCTTTGATGCTGTCGATTTTGGTGCCGATGCGTTGTTGGTCGGCAGCGACGCGGGGCAGTTTGATGCCGTGTTGTTTGTAGACGAGTTGGACCAGGCCGGAGCAGTCGAGGCCGACGTTGGGGTTGGTTCCGCCCCATTTGTAGGGGATGCCTAGGTATTTCTTGGCGGTGGCGATGAGTTTGTCGGCTTTGGTGCTGCCGTCCATGTTGACGGGGGTGTCGGTGACGGCGCCGGTGGTGGGGGTTTCGCCGCGGGCTGCTGCGGCGGCTTTGGCGAAGACGTCTTTGGCGTCGCTTTTGAGGGCAGCTTCGCGGGCGGAGGGGTTGTAGATGAAGGGGCGTTCGACGGTGGCTGCTGCCCTGTTTTTGGCATCGATTTCTGCAGAGCCGGTGATGGGCAGGGCGGTAGCAGTGTTGGCGGGTTTTTTGATTGCCTCCAGGGCGTTGTCCATGGAGGTGGAGAAGGCGGTGCCGGTGGTAGGGGCGGGCATGTTTGACTGGCCGAACATGCTGTTCAGCTGGGCGACTCGTGCCTGTGCTGCGGTGATTCCGCTCACCTCGACGGCCATCATGCTCCCCTCGTGTGCTGCTCGTGTGTGTCGTGCGGTGTTTCTGGGTGGTGTTGGGTTTGTGCGGCGCGGCGTGCTGCCTCGGCGGCGGCCTTGCGGGCACGGACCCCTGCAGTACTCTCTTCGGCTACCTGTTGGTCGGCGGCAAGCATTCGTTCGAAGCGTTCTTCTTTGGCGCGTTCGACGAGGCGTTCGAGGCCTTGGGTGCGTTGTGAGGCTTTGGTGACGTGACCGAGGGCGGTTTGTCTTGTTGTGTCTGCTTTTTCGGCTTCGTAGCTGGCCCACATGATGGATTGGGCAAGGCGTTGGCCGTGGAGTGCTTCGCGCATGAATCCGTTGATGTCGGTCTCACCATGTGATTTGTTCATGGCGTCGCGGTGGGCTTGGCGGGTGGAGTCTAGGCGTGCGAGGGCGGCGCGGTGTTCGGCGTTGGCGGCGGCGAGGGCGGCTTTGGCTTTGTCTTCTTCGATGCGCCGTACGCGCAGGAGGGTGTCGTATGGGGTGGTGAATTTGGGCATGTCACCTCCTGCGGTGGGTGCTGTTGGTGGTGGGGTGTCTGCGCTCTTATCGGCGCGGTTGGTGGTGCTTGTGAGGTGCTTGTTGGGGTTGGGTGGTGCGAAGAAAAGGCCTCGTGCACGGTGGGTGCGACGAGGCCTTTTGTGAGAGGAAAGAGTTGGGGTGCTTATGCGGCGCTGGGGGCGCCTTCCATGAGTTTGTCGTTTTCCATGATGATGGGTTTGGCCAGTCCAAGGTCGGGGTTGTTGAGGTCGTACTGCTTGAACAGGTAGTTGGCTAGTTCGGTTCGGTTGGCGAACATGGTGGTGACGTAGGGCTCTTGGAAGGCGAGTTTTTCGACGAACAGGACACGACCGTCGTTTTGGGGAAAGGCCACGCCTGTGTGTCCGATGAACAGGTCGTCTTTGTCGATGTTGTTGTGCTGGAACACTGAGATGAGGCGGGCTTTGGTGTTTCCGGTGAAGGTGACGCCGCGTTTTTTCCAGGCTGCTTGCACGGTTTCGACGTGGGTTTTTGTTGAGGTTGTGTGGGTGGTGGGGATGGTGGTGAAGATGTTTTTGAAGGCGTTGATGTTTTGTCCGCCGATGAGTGCTGAGGGGTCAGTTTTAAGGGACTCTTCGTCAAGGAATAGGTCGGGGTGGGCGGGTGTGGGTGCTGGGTTTTTTCCGACGGTGATGTGTGGCCCCATGAGTGAGTAGGCCGTGATGCGGCAGTTGTATCCGTGGAAGTTGGGGTGTTTTTTGTTCCATTTTTCTTGGAGGTCGTAGACGTCGTATTTCTTTGTGAAGGGCAGTGGTATGAATGTGCCGCTGAGCTTGACTGGGTGGATTGCTGCGGTGAATTGGTCGGCGTGCTTCAGGAGCACGTCGATACGTTTTTTCTCGACACCGGCGGTGGTCAGGGCTGCCTGAAGTTGGGCTTTGGAGGTGGGACCGGCCAGGTGTGACCAGGTGTGGGTGGCGATCGGTGCGGGGCTGGCGGCTGTGGTTCCGTGGTGGAGGCGGTTGGCCCAAGCGCTTGTGGTTCCTGTTGTCACAGATAGTGCTAACGACATGGCGCTTACTGCTGCCAGAGCGCGGGCGTGCGTGTTTTTCATGTGTCCTCCAATGTCTGCCGCAGGTGCGTTGGCTCGCCTGCTGTAGTTCCCTGCTTTAAGGGAACACCCTTGAGTTCACAAAGAACTCACAGGTTGGGCTTCGATGGAGGTAAGGGCGCCAGGGGTGGTGAGTTATTTCGCGGCGATCGCGGACAGTTGCGCCCAGGACTGGTCGTAGGGGGTGAGGTCTTCCATGTCCTGCACAAGGAAAGAAGAGATCTCTGGGGCTAGTTCGAGAGCTTTATCGACGAGTGGGTTAGTGCCTTTGACATAGGCACCGATATCGATGAGGTCTTTAGCATCTCGCTGCGCGGCCATGAGCTTACGGACGGTTGTGGCAGCTTCACGCTGTTCACGGGTAGTGAGGGCTTTATTGGCACGAGAGATGGACTCCAGCACGTCAATTGCGGGGAAATGTCCTTGAGTAGCGAGTTTGCGGGACAAGACGATGTGCCCATCGAGAATGGAACGCACATTGTCGGCGATGGGGTCGTTGAGGTCATCACCGTCAACAAGAACCGTGTACAAGCCCGTGATAGACCCGGTGGCTGCCATTCCGGCCCGCTCCAGCAATTTGGGCATGATCCCAAAAACACTCGGGGGGTATCCGCGGGTGGCGGGTGGTTCCCCGGATGCCAGCCCGACTTCGCGCTGAGCCATCGCTACACGCGTCACCGAATCCATACACAGGATGACGTCCTGGCCTTGATCCCGGAACCACTCGGCGATACGGGTGGCAGTGGAGGCGGCACGCAAACGCACCAGCGCAGGTTCATCAGAGGTAGCCACCACAACCACCGACCGCGCCAAACCTTCGGGGCCGAGGTCACCTTCAACGAACTCTCTGACTTCACGGCCGCGCTCGCCCACCAAGGCCAGTACACACACTGGCGCTGAAGAGCCCCGAACAATCATCGACAGCAGCGAGGACTTTCCCACACCTGATCCAGCGAAAATGCCTAAACGTTGTCCTTTACCGCATGGGATCAACGTGTCCATTGCGCGCACCCCTAAGGGCATCGGGGTGCCGATCCGTTCCCGGTCCATGGCCGGCGGTGGGCTTCCTTCGGTGGTGACGAGGGTGACATCACTCAGCGGCGGCCCACCATCCATAGGGCGCCCTAACGCATCTACTACCCGCCCTAGCATCCCTGGGCCGACGGGCACTTCCAGCGCGCCACCGGTGGCGATAGCTGGGTTGCCTGCTCGCACCCCACGCAAATCCGAAATCGGCATGCAGGAGGCGTATCCCTCGTGTAAAGCCACAACTTCGGCCATGATCGGGCCATCGTCCCCGAGGATCCGCACGGCCTCCCCTACCGCTAGTTGGAGCCCGGCCACGTCGATAGATAACCCCACCGCACTGACCACGGTGCCGTGCGCGACCGGAGCAGTGGCGCGCAGCATCTGTGCCCGCAAGTCTGCGTAGACGCCCCGATCAAGTAGGTAGGAACGTTCGCTTTCACGCGCTGGGACATCAAGGTTCACGGATGCAGCACCTTCCGTACCGCCGCAACCGCGTCGGCCAACGTCACTGTCACTTCAAGGTTGCGCGCTGTTGCTACGACATCGCCATGAGCAATCGTGTCATCAGCAATAGCTCGCACTCGCCGTTCTTGTGAGACAGATCCGGCGTAGTTGGCCACCAATTCCAGGTCCTGCGGGTTGACTCGTAATGTCACATCGACGTCTCGCGGAATCGAAGCGAGGGCTCGCTGCACCTGATCCACCGCGGCGCACTCCCCCACTGCCAAATGATGTCCTACGAGTTCTTCAGCGATATCGACTGCTAAGTCAGCGACGAGTCCTCGTAGCTCTTCCACCATCGGCATCTGATAGTCCAGAGCATTCTGTACTGCGTTCTCTACCGCGGCGTGGAATTCTTTGAGTCTGGTGCGGTTGGCTTCTGCTTCGGCTTCGGCAGCTGTTTTCATCTTGGTGATCTCGCCGGCCATCATCTCTAGCCCAGCGACCCGGCCATCCTCGAACCCTTGAGTATGTCCTTCTTCATAGCCGCGGCGTCGGCCCTCTTCACGGGCCTCTTCCACGAGCTTATGCATGTGCGGGTCAGTCAGGCGCGGGTCGGCATAGTCAACACCAGCGAACGGGCTCATCACTAAGTCTGAAGAGATCACTGCGCGGCGGGTGTTTTCTTCGGCTTCTTTACCGCGCAGCACGAATCCGCTGCGCCGACCAACCAGCGCTGCCGAGCTTCGTCGGTTCGGCTTAGGCAACGAACTCGTCCCCTCCGCCACGTGCCACCACGATCTCGCCGGCTTCTTCCAGCATGCGGATCTGGCGGATCACCACGGCCTGAGCTTCCTCGACCTGTTTGAGTCGCACTGGTCCCAGGATCGATATCTCATCGGCCAACGACAAGGCAGCCCGCTCGGACATGTTGCGGGTGATTTTCTCGCGCACGTCTTCACGCACACCTTTCAACGCCACAGCAAGATCCTTGGACTCGACCTTGCGCAGCACTACCTGGATGGCGCGGTCGTCCAAGCCAGTGATGTCCTCGAACATGAACATGTGTGCCCGGACCTCTTCGGCTAGGTCGAGGTCGCGTTTCTCTAGGCCGTCGAGGATCATCCGTTCGGTAGTGCGGTCGGACTGGTTGATGATGTCAACCAGTGGCTTAAGGCCACCAACGGTGGTGGAGTCAGCGGCCTGCACCACCGTCGATAGACGCCGTTCCAGGTGAGACTCCACCTGCTTAACGATCTCCGGACTGGTGCGGTCCATGATGGCCAACCGGTGTGCCACTTCAGCCTGTGTTTCTGGCAGCAACCCAGACAAGACAATGGCGGCTTGATCAGCAGGAAGGTAGGCAATGACCAAGGCGATCGTCTGCGGGTGTTCGTCGGCCAAGTAGGTCAGCAACACTTTGGGCTCAACTCGCCGCAAGAACTCGAACGGCATCTCCACCATCGAGGCAGACAGACGCTGCATCACCTCGTTCGCTTTGTCTTGCCCCATCGTGGCGACGAGAACCTCTTCAGCGAACGAAACACCTCCCTGCACGTAATACTTACGGGCCTTGGCGAGCTGCTGAAACTCTTCGAGCACACCGTCCAATGTGTCGACGTCCACGTTTTCTAGACGAGCGATTTCAGCGGTTAATGCCTCCACTTCTGGCTCACGGAGCTGTTTAAGAATCTCAGCGGAGTGTTCTTTACCGAGCTGTACGAGGAGGATCGCGGCCTTACGCAGACCGGACAATTGCGCGGTACTCATGAGGGGCTACTTCCGTTCTGCCATCCACCCGCGCAACAAGCGGGCAACTTCTTCGGGACTGTCCTCGACGAGACCAGAGATCTCTTCGCGTGCGGCGGCCCGCGCAATCGATTGCGGATCCACCGGCGTAGCTTCGACCACAGGAAGTTCGTCGCCGTCGAGGTCGTACGCCGCCGGGTTTCCTTCCAGCTCGCCCATCGCGCCACGGCCTCCGGGCAGCTCGGGCAGCGTAGGAGTGTCGATGCTTTCAGACTCCTCGATCTCCACCTCGCGTTTGCGGGTGCGGGTGGACAGGAACCCAATCAGCAAGGCGAGCAACAGGAGCAACAGCAGACCGATGTTCTTGGCCAGCGCCCACAGATCGTCCATACGTTTCTGCTCTGCAGCTGCGGCATCGGCCTGGGCTTGAGCCTGCGCTGCGGTCTGATCGAAAGGCACCTTTGAGACGGTGATGACATCACCGCGTTGGGGGTTGATGCCTGCTGCGGTGGCCACCAGCTGCTGAATCTGTTGCTGGTTGATAGCCCCGGTGGTGCGCTGATCGAGCATGACCGCCACATTGAGCCTGCTGACCCCGCCGGTAGCTTGGTCGGTGAGGGTACGGCGGGTGCCGTACGGCTGGACCTCTTTAGTGGTGGTCTTCTCCCAGTTTTGGCGACTATTGCCGGCATTCCCGTTGGGGACGGGGATGTTGTCTGGGCCAAGCACTCCCCCGATGGGAGTCTGTCCCGAACCGGTCAAGGTTTCGCGGGAGTTGTCGTTTTGCAACGCTGGTGCGCCGGGCTTGGGCTGGAGGTATTCGTTTGTTTCGACCTTGGAGTTGTCGTAGTTCATGTCGGTGTTGACGGTGGTCGTGGAGTTCCCCACACCGACGGCCTTGTCCAACATTGTTTGGATTTTGGTTTGCAATGCCATGCTCGTGGCTTGCTGTTGGGCTAGTCGGGCTTCGCCAGCGCTGGCACTGAGGGTTCCTTCGGCTGACAACAGACGGCCTTGTGAGTCAGTAACGGTCACGTTGCCTGGGGTCAGCTTCGGCACAGACGCCGACACCAAGTGCACGATCGACTCAACTTGTGAGGCAGAAACAGTCTCGTTTGGTTTGGGCGTCACCAACACTGAGGCGGTGGGGTTAGTTTTCTGCCGAACGAAAACGTCTTCTTTGGGCAGTGCAAGGTGAACTGTTGCCTCTTGGACCGTGTCAATTTTTTGGATCGCTGCAGCCAGTTCACCTTCGGTGGCGCGTTGGATAAGAATGCGCTGCTGCTCGTCAGAGGCGGTGACTGGCGCTTTTTCGACCAAACCATAGCCTTGTGAGGCGTCCGTTTTGCTCGGCAGGTTTTCAGCTGCAAGGTCGAGACGTACTTTGTCGCGTTGGTCTTGCGGCACTTCGAAAGTGTTCCCACTGAGCGTGTATTTCACACCTGCGGAAGTCAGTTTGCTCTGGATAGCGGCAGCGTCTGTGTCACTGACAGGAGTGGTGTAAAGCGGCACCATGGTGGGTTTGCTCACCCACATGAAGAAAACTACGGCTCCAGCTATCGCAACGAGAGTGGCAATGATCGTTACGGCTTTCTGGCCGCGAGTGAAGTCGTTGAACGTCCCCTTGACGCGGGTGACGATGTGTTGGATTTTTTCGTTCTTCACAGCTGCATCCGCATGATCTCGTTGAACGCTTCAAGGCCCTTATTGCGCACGGCAACAGCAAGCTGCGTGGCCACGCCTGCCTCAGCCGCGGCGATGGTGTACTCGTGTACGTCTTTAAGGTCACCGGTGGCTGCGGCGCGGGCCAGCTCGTCGGTGCGCAGGTGCATCGTGTTCAGCTGGTCGATTTTCTGGGCGAGCATTTGACCGAAAGAAGGGCCAGCTACTGAGTCGGGGTCGCGCAAGGCGCTTGGCGTGGCCGGAAGCGTGGCAGAGACGCCGTAGGCCGGGTTGATCCCGAATCCTGGCGTCACACCGAAGCCGACAGATGGAGGGATGGGAGCAATACTCATTTGCCGATTCCGATCGCTGCTTCGTATGTGGTCTTTGCTCGTTCAGCCACCGAGGCGTTGGCCTGGTAGGCGCGTTGAGCCATCATCAGTGAGGCCATTTGGTCAGATAGATCAATGTCAGGTACACGGACTAGGCCGTTGGCATCAGCCAGGGGGTGGTTCGGCATCGAGATGAGCCGACCGTTGGGATCGCCCCACATGTTTCCGGCCACGTAGGTCCCTTTGGGTTCGCCGTAGCTGGCGGCCCTGGCAACGATGAAGCGCTCCTGGAAAGCGGATTCATTTGTGGAGGTGATGTTGTTCATCCCCGCGATGTTGTCTGAAACCGCGTCAATCCATTTACGGTTCGTTGACAACCCTGACGCTGCGATGTTCATCGAATCGAACATGCTCATGTGCGTCTCCCTTCATCGAATCCGTGAGCTGGCGCGGCTCCACGGGCCTGGAGTCTTATCGGCCGTTTCACTGACCAATAGCGTTCTTGATTCCGTTGAATTTGTTGGTGAGCGCTTGGGCGATCAGCTGGGTGTGCAAAACGGTTTCTTGCCCGGCCAGAGTTTCTTCATCGAGATTGACGTTCGAGCCGTTAGCGCGTGTCGGTTCAAGGCTGCGAGCGGTGGCTATCTCGGTCAGGCGGGGGTCTTCACCGTCGGCGAGGGCTTGCCGCAGGCTGGCTTCGAAGTCGACTTTCCCAGCAAGGAATCCGGGGGTATCGACGTTGGCGAGGTTGTCCGAAATCGTGCGCTGCCTCGCTGCCAGGCCCGACATTGCCTGACTCAACGTCCGCACGGTCACGTCGCCGATGAAATCGTTCATCCGCATACCCCCAAAGAAATCCGGTGACGAAGCGCAGGGGCAGCCCGCACATCGCCACGAGTGGTCGCTCTACTGATCGGCTGTGGCTGGGGTTTTCCTTAACCGATTCGACCCACCATTTGGTGTCTCCTTGACCCTGAGGCAGCAACGGATCTGCCCATCAAGCAACCGGTCCCACACCTCTACGCGGTACAACGTGGAGCCGGTCGCCTACAACGGCAACCGGCTCCACAACACTGCTCCCTCACGAGGATGTGTTTAGTCGGGTCGGTACACCGTGGCGCGGCCGATCATTTCGCGCTTCCACGAGTTATCGATATTCATCGTGGTCTCAGCACCACCAAGGAACAGGTACCCATCTGGTTTGATGATTTTCCGCGCTCCCTGGAGGATTTGCCGCTTCATATCCACGTCGAAGTAGATGAGCACGTTTCGCAGAAAGATGATGTCCATCGAGGGCATGGGCGGCAACGGCTCAGACAAGTTCAAGAACTTTGTCTCCACCATTGCCCGCAGCCGCGAGTCGACCTGGTACTGCATACCGTGCCGAGCGAAGTAACGCACCAGAAGCGGCGCCGGCAGACCACGGTTGACCTCAAACTGGTTGTAGATGCCATCACGAGTACGTTTAAGCATCTGCGTATCGATGTCGGTGGCCAGCAGCCGCACCCGCCACGACGGGTCAGCCCCAATCAACTCCTGGATCAGCATTGCAATCGTGTACGGCTCCTGCCCCGAGCTGGAAGCCGCGCACCAAATGTTCAACGTGCGCTCGCGCCCTCGGGAGACGATCAGCTCCGGCAGAATCTGGTTCTGCAGCGCCATGAAGGGGTGTCCGTCGCGGAAGAACGAGGTTTCGTTCGTGGTCATCGCCTCGATCACTTCGTCACGCAGCGGCCCTTTCGGTGCGCTGCGCAACTTACGGATCAAGTCGTCGACGGAGGCATCTCCTCGACTGCGCGCCAGGGTCTGCAGCCGCGACTCAATGAGGTATTCCTTACTGCGGTCCAGCACGATGGCTGAGCGTTCTCGCACCACAGTCGCGATGAAGTCAAGGTCATTTCCGTTAAGTGCCATGAGTCAGCTCCTTGGCCGGGCGGCAGCGGCGCCACGGCCCGCATTAACGCGGGTCATGATCGCCTCGGCCAATTTGTCGAGGGAGTACTGCTGGAGTGGCAGACCGGCGGCAACAGCTGCGCCAGGCATGCCCCAGACCACGGAAGTGGCCTCGTCCTGAACGATCAGTTGCCCACCTGCAGCGAGGATGGGTTCTGCTCCGCGGTAACCGTCATGCCCCATACCTGTCATGATCACGGCCAATACGTTGCCCTTATATGACTCGGCAATAGAGCGGAACATTGGATCTACAGCGGGGCGGCAATAGTTTTCTTGCGGGCCTTGGTCAAGTTCCGCAACGGCACCGGCAGCAGTTTTCTTTATTCGCATATGCCAGTCGCCAGGAGCGATCAGTACCTTGCCTGGTTCGAGGCGTTCACCTTGTTTAGCCTCAACTACCCGCAGTTTGCTACGCGTATCAAGACGTTGGGCGAATAATTCGGTGAAAACGGGCGGCATGTGCTGGGTCACGACAATCGGGACCGGAAAATTGCCTGGCAAAGTCGATATAACGCGGGTCAATGCGTCTGGGCCACCGGTAGAAATACCGATCGCAACCACATCGACAACTCCCGTGGGCTTTACCGCACTCAGGTCAACAGGCGCGGCTCCTTGCGCAGCACCGGGAACTCCCGCGCTAGCCGGGGGACGACCACCGAAAATACCGCGGTTCGGGGGGCCCGCCTCTGGCGGAGCACCTGCCCCGAATGCAGGACGAGCCGTAGGTAAGGCCCGGGGGGCCCGCCCGGTAAGCGACTTGATCTTGGGGATCAGTTCGCTACGAACCGCTTCCATCGACTCGGAGACGGATCCAACATTCGCCGGTTTGGCCACATAGTCACTGGCGCCTCGCTCTAGAGCATCCAGAGTGGCACCAGCACCACGCGCAGTCAGTGTGGAGAACATGATGATTGGGATTTTTGCATCCCGCTTGCGCACTTCGACGAGAGTTTGCAAACCATCCATCACGGGCATCTCAACATCCAATGTCATGATGTCCGGTTTTAGGATCGGTAATTTCTCAAGCGCGTTCTTACCGTTAACGGCTGTACCAACAACTTCGATCTCGTTATCGGTTTTCAACACGTCCGTGATGAGACGCCGCAACACCACTGAGTCATCTGTGACCAGCACTTTAATGGGGGCACTCATCACACGAGCCCCAGCATCGCCAACTTGCCCTCAATGACGTCCGCGGTGAAGGGCTTGATCACATACTCGTGCGCACCAGCGGCGAGCGCTCGAACAATGTTGGCTTGTTCGGCCTCGGTCGTGACCATCATGAGAGTAACGTCACGCCAGTCCCGGTTCTTGCGAACCTCGACGATGAACTCCAGCCCGTTCATCACAGGCATATTCCAGTCGATCAGGCACACATCTGGCAGTGGCCCGCGCGTCATCGCGTCAATGGCTTGCTGACCATCACCGACTGCTTCCACCTCGAATCCGAGGTTGTCCATCGTGCGCGTGAGGATGGTCCTCATCGCACGTGAGTCGTCGATCACAAGAGCTCGCATGCTGGTCCTCGGGGTGCAGAGACCGCTTCCGGTCTAGGGGGTACCGCGTTCAGCGGTTTGTCGGCTAGGAGGGTGGCGCGGTGCGCCAGGTGGCTGGTTGCCCTGGGTGGGGGCAACCAGCGAAGGCAGATCACGCCGTGACCGGCTCTTTCTCGACTGCTTTTTCTGTGTCGAGAACGAGCATCAATTCCCGATCGAGCTTGCATACCCTTGTCACCAGCTCACGGAGGCGGGCTGGGACGGTGTCTGGCGGAGGCTCGAAGCGGTCGACGTCTGGCTCTAAGACGTCGCCGATCTTGTCGACCAGCATGCTCGTCACTGTGTCGTCGGCGGTGCGGACTACCACGTTGGTGGTTTCCTCACCTGGTTCGCGTGGCGGTAGCCCCATGCGTTCGCGTAGGTCGACCGTGATCACAATCTGTCCGCGTAGGTTGATCAGGCCTGAGACTTCTTTAGGGGCCAGGGGGACGCGGGTGAGTTGTTGCTCGCGGAGCACTTCTTTGACCGTGTCGACGGGGATACCGAAGAGGTGACCGCCGAGGCGGAATGTGCAGTATTGGTTGCTCATCAGAAGCCTCCTGCGTAGGCGCCGAGATCGTCTGGTTCGGGGGCGACCATCCCGGCCAGGGCGGTGTCGATGTTGAGTAGCTCGGTGACGTGCTCGTCAACGACGGCCGATCCGAGGTTGCCGCCGGTGTCAAGGTGGGTGCGGATGGCCAGTTCGTCTTCGACGATGTCGAGTACTTGGTCGACGACGAAGCCGAACAGTTGCCCGTGGTACTGGCACACGACGACCTGTAGAGGTTTGTCTGCGTCGACTTGGTCGTAGCTGCCGTAGTCGTCGGCTAGGCGCAGTAGCGGCAGGATGACACCGCGATACTGGACTACTTGGTTCTGGCCAACTGTTTCGATGCGAGAGATGGGGAACTCCTCGAGTCGCTCGACTACCTTCAGCGGCAATGCAACTCGACGTCCCGTGGAGAGGCGCACCACCAGCAGGCTGGCGGAATCCTTTGCATCTCTGGCGCGGGCTTCTTCCAGAGCACTGTTGAACTCTGAACCTTCGGAAATCATGCCCGAAGCGTTCGCTAAGGCCATCGTGTCCAGAAT
Proteins encoded:
- the fliE gene encoding flagellar hook-basal body complex protein FliE; this encodes MSIAPIPPSVGFGVTPGFGINPAYGVSATLPATPSALRDPDSVAGPSFGQMLAQKIDQLNTMHLRTDELARAAATGDLKDVHEYTIAAAEAGVATQLAVAVRNKGLEAFNEIMRMQL
- a CDS encoding flagellar basal body rod protein FlgC; this encodes MSMFDSMNIAASGLSTNRKWIDAVSDNIAGMNNITSTNESAFQERFIVARAASYGEPKGTYVAGNMWGDPNGRLISMPNHPLADANGLVRVPDIDLSDQMASLMMAQRAYQANASVAERAKTTYEAAIGIGK
- a CDS encoding flagellar basal body rod protein FlgB; its protein translation is MNDFIGDVTVRTLSQAMSGLAARQRTISDNLANVDTPGFLAGKVDFEASLRQALADGEDPRLTEIATARSLEPTRANGSNVNLDEETLAGQETVLHTQLIAQALTNKFNGIKNAIGQ
- a CDS encoding CheR family methyltransferase, with product MALNGNDLDFIATVVRERSAIVLDRSKEYLIESRLQTLARSRGDASVDDLIRKLRSAPKGPLRDEVIEAMTTNETSFFRDGHPFMALQNQILPELIVSRGRERTLNIWCAASSSGQEPYTIAMLIQELIGADPSWRVRLLATDIDTQMLKRTRDGIYNQFEVNRGLPAPLLVRYFARHGMQYQVDSRLRAMVETKFLNLSEPLPPMPSMDIIFLRNVLIYFDVDMKRQILQGARKIIKPDGYLFLGGAETTMNIDNSWKREMIGRATVYRPD
- a CDS encoding protein-glutamate methylesterase/protein-glutamine glutaminase, which produces MSAPIKVLVTDDSVVLRRLITDVLKTDNEIEVVGTAVNGKNALEKLPILKPDIMTLDVEMPVMDGLQTLVEVRKRDAKIPIIMFSTLTARGAGATLDALERGASDYVAKPANVGSVSESMEAVRSELIPKIKSLTGRAPRALPTARPAFGAGAPPEAGPPNRGIFGGRPPASAGVPGAAQGAAPVDLSAVKPTGVVDVVAIGISTGGPDALTRVISTLPGNFPVPIVVTQHMPPVFTELFAQRLDTRSKLRVVEAKQGERLEPGKVLIAPGDWHMRIKKTAAGAVAELDQGPQENYCRPAVDPMFRSIAESYKGNVLAVIMTGMGHDGYRGAEPILAAGGQLIVQDEATSVVWGMPGAAVAAGLPLQQYSLDKLAEAIMTRVNAGRGAAAARPRS
- a CDS encoding response regulator, with protein sequence MRALVIDDSRAMRTILTRTMDNLGFEVEAVGDGQQAIDAMTRGPLPDVCLIDWNMPVMNGLEFIVEVRKNRDWRDVTLMMVTTEAEQANIVRALAAGAHEYVIKPFTADVIEGKLAMLGLV
- a CDS encoding chemotaxis protein CheW is translated as MSNQYCTFRLGGHLFGIPVDTVKEVLREQQLTRVPLAPKEVSGLINLRGQIVITVDLRERMGLPPREPGEETTNVVVRTADDTVTSMLVDKIGDVLEPDVDRFEPPPDTVPARLRELVTRVCKLDRELMLVLDTEKAVEKEPVTA